A portion of the Polaribacter cellanae genome contains these proteins:
- a CDS encoding DUF4442 domain-containing protein codes for MKFTPQKVNLFNLIKLPLAYLGGVRVRKITNTEVVVSIKHKWLNQNPFKSMFWAAQGMAAEMPTGILVMKAIYDSKQKISMLVTHQEADFYKKATGKILFTCKDGNEIRSAIQESIKTGEGQKVVLTSEGKNEDGVVVSKFQFHWSVRIKK; via the coding sequence ATGAAATTTACTCCACAAAAAGTAAACCTTTTTAACCTTATAAAACTTCCTTTGGCATATTTAGGAGGCGTGCGAGTTCGCAAAATTACAAATACAGAAGTCGTGGTTTCTATAAAGCACAAATGGTTGAATCAAAATCCATTTAAAAGCATGTTTTGGGCGGCACAGGGAATGGCTGCAGAAATGCCTACTGGCATTTTAGTAATGAAAGCTATTTACGATTCTAAACAAAAAATATCAATGTTGGTTACACATCAAGAAGCAGATTTTTATAAAAAAGCGACTGGAAAAATTTTATTTACCTGTAAAGATGGTAATGAAATTAGAAGCGCCATCCAAGAATCTATAAAAACTGGAGAAGGACAAAAGGTTGTTTTAACTTCCGAAGGAAAAAACGAAGATGGAGTAGTGGTTTCTAAATTTCAATTTCATTGGAGTGTAAGGATAAAAAAATAA
- a CDS encoding DUF4369 domain-containing protein, translating to MKKIIGFILIALIAIACSSKKDGNMIVEGNIKGLKKGTLYLQKMQDTVLVSVDSITVFGDGNFRLTDNVASPEMYYLTFNGNVTNKRILFFGNKGTITIKDNIELFGFNPEITGSKNQLVFNNYMKINSKFQNQSLNFVKKEFDARKDNDKDLLEKLDKDYKSMIRRRYLYTTNFALNNANYEAAPYIALTELYNANIKLLDTINNSLSEDVRNSTYGKRLDKYIKDIKEKEKENK from the coding sequence ATGAAGAAAATAATCGGATTTATTTTAATAGCCCTAATAGCTATTGCATGTTCCTCTAAGAAAGATGGAAACATGATTGTTGAAGGAAATATTAAAGGCTTAAAAAAAGGGACTTTATATCTACAAAAAATGCAAGACACTGTGTTGGTTTCTGTAGATTCTATAACCGTTTTTGGTGATGGAAATTTCAGACTAACAGACAATGTAGCATCTCCAGAAATGTATTATTTAACTTTTAATGGAAATGTTACCAATAAAAGGATTCTATTTTTCGGAAATAAAGGAACTATTACTATAAAAGACAATATCGAGTTATTTGGTTTTAACCCAGAAATTACGGGATCTAAAAACCAATTAGTTTTTAACAACTACATGAAAATAAATTCTAAATTCCAAAATCAGAGTTTAAATTTTGTAAAAAAAGAGTTTGATGCCAGAAAAGACAACGATAAAGATTTATTAGAAAAGTTAGATAAAGATTACAAAAGTATGATAAGAAGAAGGTATTTATATACCACCAACTTTGCTTTAAATAATGCAAATTATGAAGCTGCACCTTACATTGCATTAACAGAATTGTACAATGCAAACATTAAATTATTAGACACTATTAATAATTCGTTGTCTGAAGATGTTAGAAATTCTACTTACGGAAAACGTTTAGATAAATACATTAAAGACATCAAAGAAAAGGAAAAAGAAAACAAGTAA
- a CDS encoding DUF4870 domain-containing protein, with protein sequence MKQNNENTNAFLIHLSAFTGFLFPFGNIVAPLIAWQTLKDRSLYLDEQGKEAVNFNISYTLYVFIISIAFVPFAFGSIFRNFRNFNNIDININFDNLFGFIGLGSIAGIIYLIGIALVIIASLKAKDGENYKYPFTIKFVK encoded by the coding sequence ATGAAACAAAACAACGAAAATACCAACGCATTTTTAATACATTTATCTGCATTTACTGGTTTTCTGTTTCCTTTTGGAAATATAGTGGCACCATTAATTGCTTGGCAAACTTTAAAAGATAGAAGTCTTTATTTAGACGAACAAGGTAAAGAAGCTGTAAATTTTAACATCAGTTATACGTTATATGTTTTTATTATAAGTATTGCATTTGTTCCATTTGCATTTGGTTCTATTTTTAGAAACTTTAGAAATTTCAACAATATAGACATTAACATAAATTTCGATAATCTTTTTGGTTTTATAGGTTTAGGATCTATTGCAGGCATTATTTACTTAATAGGAATTGCACTGGTAATTATAGCATCTTTAAAAGCGAAAGATGGTGAAAATTACAAATACCCTTTTACTATAAAATTTGTAAAATAA
- a CDS encoding DUF819 family protein produces MEPIFTNDAIIFGILMLSLGFVFYTESIKTGFWPKFYKIVPGLFMAYFIPAIFTTIGVIAPEWETTNATGEVVKGNSQLYYIASRFLLPAALVLMTLSIDLKAIFNLGSKALIMFFTGTVGIIIGGPLAILLISIFSPETVGGANFDAVWRGLSTLAGSWIGGGANQTAMLEIYKYNPAKYGGMVFVDIVIANVWMAVLLIGIGRKDKINKWLKADTSAIEELKEKVSSFAKKVKRNPSLTDLMIMLAIAFGTVGFGHFLAKYLGVFFSDFVASMASQTWRNIFSFLGSSFFWLISISTIVAILLSYTKAKNYEGAGASKLGSVFIYILVASIGMKMDLKMIFDNPGLIAIGFVWMSIHAGLLVLIAKLIRAPYFFLAVGSQANVGGAASAPIVAQAFHSSLATVGVLLAVFGYAIGTVGAILCTILMELAANI; encoded by the coding sequence AAAGTATTAAAACAGGTTTCTGGCCTAAGTTTTACAAAATTGTTCCTGGTTTATTTATGGCGTATTTTATACCTGCTATTTTTACTACAATTGGAGTTATTGCTCCAGAATGGGAAACCACAAACGCAACTGGAGAAGTTGTAAAAGGAAACTCACAATTATATTATATAGCAAGTCGTTTTCTACTGCCTGCTGCCTTAGTTTTAATGACTTTAAGCATCGATTTAAAAGCTATTTTTAACTTAGGTTCTAAAGCATTAATTATGTTTTTTACAGGAACTGTAGGAATTATAATTGGTGGCCCATTAGCCATTCTCTTAATCTCTATCTTTTCTCCAGAAACAGTTGGAGGTGCAAATTTCGATGCTGTTTGGAGAGGACTCTCTACATTAGCAGGAAGTTGGATTGGTGGTGGAGCAAACCAAACTGCCATGTTAGAAATTTATAAATACAACCCTGCAAAATATGGAGGAATGGTGTTTGTAGATATTGTAATTGCCAATGTTTGGATGGCTGTTTTATTAATAGGTATTGGTAGAAAAGATAAAATAAACAAATGGTTAAAAGCAGACACTTCTGCCATTGAAGAATTGAAAGAAAAAGTATCTTCTTTTGCGAAGAAAGTAAAGAGAAACCCCTCTTTAACAGATTTAATGATTATGTTGGCAATTGCTTTTGGAACTGTAGGTTTCGGACATTTTTTAGCAAAATATTTAGGTGTTTTTTTTAGTGATTTTGTAGCTTCTATGGCATCGCAAACTTGGCGAAATATCTTTTCGTTTTTAGGTTCTAGCTTTTTCTGGTTAATTAGTATTTCTACAATTGTAGCAATTCTATTATCTTACACAAAAGCAAAAAATTACGAAGGTGCAGGTGCCAGTAAATTAGGCAGTGTTTTTATTTACATTTTAGTAGCAAGCATTGGTATGAAAATGGATTTAAAAATGATTTTCGATAATCCTGGTTTAATTGCCATAGGTTTTGTTTGGATGAGTATTCATGCAGGGTTGTTGGTTTTAATCGCAAAATTAATAAGAGCCCCTTATTTCTTTTTAGCTGTTGGTAGCCAAGCAAATGTTGGTGGTGCTGCTTCTGCTCCAATTGTTGCACAAGCATTTCACTCTTCCCTGGCAACTGTAGGTGTTTTATTGGCCGTTTTTGGATATGCAATTGGAACAGTGGGCGCAATTTTATGTACAATTTTAATGGAATTAGCAGCGAACATTTAA
- a CDS encoding PspC domain-containing protein, with protein MNKTININLGGFFFHIDEVAYQKLKRYLESISRSLSDDPQGKNEIIADIEARISELLSEKITDARQVVNESDIDDIIAIMGQPEDYAEAEEAYDNSSYSYTRNNASGKKLFRDGDDKFIGGVASGIAHYFDVDTIWIRLGLLALFFGAGFGIILYIILWILLPEAKTTAEKLQMEGEPVNIDNIEKKIREEFNNVSENVTVFANQASEKIKDGANEFSEKMSKTFRAKTKKNNGLQDFLNALGNIFLVLLKVIGKFIGAILVFVAAAVILSLIIGGFSVGSLEFLNFGEEILQYPEFFYASTIPMWVLTLFLFLLIGIPFLVLFVLGLRILSSSVKQFSKTTSLTLLGIWIIALLGIIFAGLEFGASHAKYGQSVEKNTLNIQRNDTLVLKMKNDDAIYYQHNLRRNSRKYKVEIDDKVAMYSNDVEINVKRSATDEAYFVVQKESRGKSRIRANKTAEKIEYKYEITGNEVVFDAFFLSDVTNIWKDEEVDITVFIPENMTIYFDNSVKNFIYDIKNDEKIRDKNMLNRYFTMGKNMLECTDCVKKEEDLKESKEETI; from the coding sequence ATGAATAAGACAATAAATATAAATTTAGGCGGATTTTTCTTCCATATAGACGAAGTCGCTTATCAAAAATTAAAAAGATATCTAGAATCTATTTCTAGGTCTTTAAGCGACGATCCTCAAGGAAAAAACGAAATTATCGCAGATATAGAAGCACGAATTAGCGAACTTTTATCAGAAAAAATTACAGACGCAAGACAAGTAGTTAACGAAAGCGATATCGACGATATTATTGCAATTATGGGACAGCCAGAAGATTATGCAGAAGCAGAAGAAGCATACGATAATTCTAGTTATTCTTACACAAGAAATAACGCCTCTGGAAAAAAATTGTTTAGAGATGGAGATGATAAATTTATTGGTGGTGTTGCCTCTGGAATTGCACATTATTTCGATGTTGATACCATTTGGATTCGCCTTGGTTTATTAGCCTTATTCTTTGGAGCTGGTTTTGGAATAATATTATACATTATTCTGTGGATTTTGCTTCCAGAAGCAAAAACAACTGCCGAAAAATTACAAATGGAAGGCGAACCTGTTAACATCGATAATATCGAGAAAAAAATTCGAGAAGAATTTAATAATGTTTCAGAAAATGTTACTGTTTTTGCAAACCAAGCATCAGAAAAAATTAAAGATGGTGCAAACGAGTTTTCAGAAAAAATGAGCAAAACCTTTAGAGCAAAGACAAAAAAAAATAACGGACTGCAAGATTTTTTAAATGCATTAGGCAACATTTTCTTGGTGCTTTTAAAAGTAATTGGAAAATTTATTGGAGCAATCTTAGTATTTGTGGCAGCAGCAGTTATTTTATCTCTAATTATTGGAGGGTTTTCTGTAGGGAGTTTAGAATTTTTAAATTTTGGTGAAGAAATATTGCAATATCCAGAGTTTTTCTATGCATCTACCATACCAATGTGGGTTTTAACATTGTTTCTTTTTTTACTAATTGGAATACCTTTTTTGGTCTTATTCGTATTAGGTCTAAGAATACTATCTAGCAGTGTGAAACAATTTAGCAAAACCACTTCTTTAACTCTTTTAGGAATTTGGATTATCGCTTTATTAGGAATCATTTTTGCTGGTTTAGAGTTTGGAGCTTCGCATGCGAAATATGGACAATCTGTAGAAAAAAACACGTTAAACATTCAAAGGAACGATACCTTAGTTTTAAAAATGAAGAATGATGATGCCATTTATTATCAACATAACTTAAGAAGAAATTCTCGAAAATACAAGGTTGAAATTGACGATAAAGTCGCAATGTATTCCAATGACGTAGAAATAAATGTAAAAAGAAGTGCTACAGACGAAGCTTACTTTGTTGTACAAAAAGAATCTCGTGGAAAAAGCAGAATTAGAGCAAACAAAACTGCCGAAAAAATTGAGTATAAATATGAGATTACAGGAAATGAAGTTGTTTTCGATGCATTTTTCTTATCTGATGTTACCAATATTTGGAAAGACGAAGAAGTTGATATTACTGTGTTTATCCCAGAAAATATGACCATTTATTTCGATAATTCTGTAAAAAACTTTATTTACGACATTAAAAATGATGAAAAAATTCGTGATAAAAATATGCTTAACAGATATTTTACAATGGGTAAAAATATGTTAGAATGTACAGATTGCGTAAAAAAAGAGGAGGATTTAAAAGAAAGTAAAGAAGAAACAATTTAA
- a CDS encoding TIGR00266 family protein: MYQDKIPQNSSSYSRGKNAHEIDYQIFGEEMQFVEIELDPQEGVVAEAGTFMMMDDQIGMNTIFGDGSNQEKGILGKIFSAGKRILTGESLFMTVFTNNGVGKKLVSFASPYPGKIIPIDLTEFGGKFICQKDAFLCAAKGVSIGIEFSKKLGRGLFGGEGFIMQKMEGDGLGFIHAGGTMAKKVLKPGEVLKVDTGCIVGFTKEVDYDIEFVGGIKNTVFGGEGLFFATLRGPGTVYIQSLPFSRLAGRVLAMAPRLGGGKRGEGSVLGGIGDLLDGDNRF; the protein is encoded by the coding sequence ATGTATCAAGATAAAATTCCTCAAAATTCCTCAAGTTATAGTAGAGGAAAAAATGCACATGAAATCGATTACCAGATTTTTGGAGAAGAAATGCAATTTGTAGAGATAGAATTAGATCCACAAGAAGGAGTTGTTGCAGAAGCTGGAACTTTTATGATGATGGACGACCAAATAGGAATGAACACAATTTTTGGAGATGGTTCTAACCAAGAAAAAGGAATTTTAGGAAAGATATTTTCCGCTGGAAAACGAATTTTAACAGGAGAGAGTTTGTTTATGACGGTTTTTACCAATAATGGTGTTGGTAAAAAGTTAGTTTCATTTGCCTCTCCTTATCCAGGTAAAATTATTCCTATTGATTTAACGGAATTTGGTGGAAAGTTTATTTGCCAAAAAGATGCTTTTTTGTGTGCTGCAAAAGGTGTTTCTATAGGAATTGAATTTTCTAAAAAATTAGGTAGAGGTTTATTTGGTGGCGAAGGATTTATCATGCAAAAAATGGAAGGTGATGGTTTGGGCTTTATTCATGCTGGAGGAACTATGGCGAAAAAAGTACTAAAACCAGGAGAGGTTTTAAAAGTTGATACAGGTTGTATTGTTGGTTTTACAAAAGAGGTAGATTATGATATAGAGTTTGTAGGTGGTATTAAAAACACTGTTTTTGGTGGCGAAGGTTTATTTTTTGCAACTTTACGTGGACCAGGAACTGTTTATATACAATCTTTACCATTTAGCAGGTTAGCAGGAAGAGTTTTAGCAATGGCGCCAAGATTGGGAGGTGGAAAAAGGGGAGAAGGAAGTGTTTTAGGTGGAATTGGAGATCTTTTAGATGGTGACAATCGTTTTTAA
- a CDS encoding PadR family transcriptional regulator yields MKIENTKAQMRKGVLEYCILSILKNGDAYTSEILSTLKTAEMIVVEGTIYPLLTRLKNAGLLTYRWEESTSGPPRKYYVLTENGTMFLKELDKTWSNLINSVNQVISKKPTTDE; encoded by the coding sequence ATGAAGATAGAAAACACAAAAGCACAAATGCGAAAAGGTGTTTTAGAGTATTGCATTTTATCCATCTTAAAAAATGGCGATGCTTATACTTCTGAAATTCTTTCCACATTAAAAACTGCAGAAATGATTGTGGTTGAAGGGACCATTTATCCACTATTAACACGTTTAAAAAACGCAGGTTTATTAACCTATAGATGGGAAGAATCCACTTCTGGACCACCAAGAAAATACTACGTTTTAACAGAAAACGGAACTATGTTTTTAAAAGAATTAGACAAAACATGGAGCAACTTAATCAATTCAGTAAACCAAGTAATTAGCAAAAAACCAACAACAGATGAATAA